A genomic region of Zalophus californianus isolate mZalCal1 chromosome 1, mZalCal1.pri.v2, whole genome shotgun sequence contains the following coding sequences:
- the LOC113917973 gene encoding phosphatidylinositol N-acetylglucosaminyltransferase subunit Y, whose amino-acid sequence MFLSLPSLTVLIPLVSLAGLSYSASVEENFPQGCTNTTSLCFYSLLLPITIPVYVFFHLWTWMGIKLFRHN is encoded by the coding sequence AtgtttctgtctcttccttcGTTGACTGTCCTTATTCCGTTGGTCTCTTTAGCAGGACTGTCCTACTCAGCCTCCGTGGAAGAAAACTTCCCACAGGGCTGCACTAACACAACCAGCCTGTGCTTTTATAGTCTGCTCCTGCCCATTACCATACCAGTTTATGTGTTCTTCCACCTTTGGACTTGGATGGGTATTAAACTCTTCAGGCATAATTAA
- the LOC113917972 gene encoding LOW QUALITY PROTEIN: protein preY, mitochondrial-like (The sequence of the model RefSeq protein was modified relative to this genomic sequence to represent the inferred CDS: inserted 1 base in 1 codon), with product MLSGARGWLASALRGPRVPPFAVARRCLHTSGSQXSADKSKRPGDPPRAFDPALLEFLVCPLSKKPLRYEASTNELINEELGIAYPIIDGIPNMIPQAARMTHQNKKQEEMEQH from the exons ATGCTGAGCGGAGCGCGCGGCTGGCTCGCCTCAGCACTGCGGGGTCCACGCGTGCCACCGTTCGCGGTCGCCCGTAGGTGCCTTCACACGTCGGGGTCCC CGTCCGCGGACAAGAGCAAGAGGCCCGGAGACCCACCCCGCGCCTTCGACCCAGCGCTGCTCGAGTTCCTGGTGTGCCCCCTCTCCAAGAAGCCGCTCAGATATGAAGCATCGACAAATGAATTGATTAATGAAGAGTTGGGAATAGCCTATCCAATTATTGATGGGATCCCTAATATGATACCGCAGGCAGCTAGGATGacacatcaaaataagaagcaagaagaaatggAGCAGCACTAG